TGGCAGTGTGACCACGAGCATAAGCAGCACAATGAGCGGCCAACGCTTGGGCAGGATAGGCATCAGTTGACCTCGATCTTGGGTTCGGCAACAAGAGCATTGAAGTTGAAGAAACGTAGATAGAGGAGGGAGATGATCACGCCTATGATGATCAGGAAGGTGGCCATCGCTGCACCGAGACCAAACTCAACGTTGCCAAAGTAGTTGGAGAGGGCAAGTTTGTAAGCATGAAGCGACCAGACTGTCGTGCGCAGCAGCCCCGGACCGCCATCGGTTAACAACAGGATGTACTCAAATGAGGTTAGGAGTGACAACGTCTGGTAAACCGTAACGAACAGTATCGGCCAGCGCAATAATGGAAGCACCACCCGCCGCACCGTTTGCCATGTTGTAGCACCATCGACCGCCGAGGCATAGAAGAGATCTCGGGGGATCGCGCGGATGGCTGACGTGAAGATGAGCATGCCGAAGGAAGCGCCCACCAGGCCGTTCGCGAGGATGATCGTTGTCCAAGGAACCGCACTTATCCAGCTCTGGTCAGTGCCAGTCAGGTTGCTTACCAAGCCGTAGGGCGCACGCGCCATCAGTCCCTGCCACACAAAAACGTAGACGACAGGGGGCAGGATGCGTGGCAAGAGCCATAGAGAACGGAAGTTGTCACCAAAACGCTCAGGCATTAGCGAGGTGGTAATAGCAAGTGTTAGACCCATCAGGATGTTAAAAGCCAGCGTCAGGCCCACATAGCGCAGGGTGTTGACGAGTATTCTTGGGATAAAGGGGTCATTAAAGAGATAGCGGTAGTTGTCGAGCCCGACCCAGCTCGCATTTCGGAACGTAATAGTTGAAAGATCCGTCAGTGAAAGATAAACAGTAACCACCACGGGCACCAAGAAAAAAAGGATGATAAGCAGTGATGCTGGCAGAAGAAAGAGGAATGGTACTAGGTAACGCCTCAAGCACTGACCTCCCCATAGGCGCTGGCAAGTAGGAACCCAGGTGGGATAAACCCACCTGGGTTCAGCCGAGCTGTTACTGGATCCTCACTTGATCGCCGAGCTGCCGCTGCATCTGTGAGGCCACAAGGTCAACAGTTGCTTCTGGCGTGAGATCACCGGACTCAACTGCTGATACACCCTGATAAAGCGCATCCTGCCAGTTAGAATACTGAGCGTGTATGGGTGCGAAGGTTGAGTACTCTAAAAGGTAGCTGACCTCCTGGAGAAAGCGATCTTCCAAGGTTTCCGGAGTGCTCGTGAGGATGGGCAGGTGTGCCGACTCCACCGCATGCTTAGCATCGAGTTCAGGAACCGTAGTGTGCGCAAGGAGCCGGACTGCTAGCTCTTTATGGTTGGAGTCTGCCGAAACCATGTAGGCCTGTGGGTTAGAAAGCGTAACGGCGGTGCCGCCCTGCTCCCAACTGGGTTGCGGGGCGAAACCAAAGTTCTCGAAGAGCCAATCCTGCCCTCCCCTGTCGGCAACGTACTGATTGACCCATTCAGCCCAGTTCCAGGTGCCGCCGGAGAAGAACAGCACCTCTCCAGCCGTGACCGGCTGGTGGTACAGCTGCCAATCGCCGCTCAGGCGATCCCGCTGCAACACGTTGGCCTCCACAGCATCAGCCAACCAGGTGAAGTAGCGCAGGGCAGCGTCCCTAGAGAAGACGAGTTGGTCCGTCTCTTCGTCGAAAACCTCGCCGCCAAACGAGCGGTACCACATGGCAAAGTCTGGACCGGGTCTCGGACGGTGATAGAAGCCATTACCAGGCCGCACAACACCCTGCTCGACCGCCTGTTGCGCCGTGCTCAGGACGTCGCCCCAGGTGAACTCACCACTGGCGATCCGCTCGGGCAGGCTCTCGATCTCCTCGTCGGACCAGCCGAGCTCGCTCAGCAGCGTCTTGTTGAAGTAGAGGGGGCGGGCTTCGGTGTCCTGGGGGATCGCGTAGATCCTGTCGTCGTAGGTGACAGCGTTCCACAGCGTGTTGACCACGTCGTCGAACTGCTCGAACTGGTCGATGTACTCGTCCAGCGGCTCGATGAAGCCTGCCGGCGCCCACGTGCCAATGAGCGCAGCTGAGGCCTGCACAATGTCTGGGGCGTTGTTGCTCTGGAAGGCAAGCAACACGCGCCGCAGATAAGGATCCCAATCGGTTGAATCAAATTCCGCATCGAGAGCCACCCGAACGTCGGCACCTTCAGCCTCTAGCTCAGCGTTCAGGCTTTCAACGGCCGCCTGAAGATTTGTCATTCGGGTGATGGACGCATCATCCGGTCCAATCGTCCAGGCCCTGAGGGTGACAGTTTCCTGGGCCCAAGATAGTCCCAGCAAGAGCCCAAATAATACCACTAGCCACTTAGCTTTCATTGACGTACCTCCTCTAATGAATGAGTCTTCCTTTTATAGGAGAAAGCTCTAGCCATCTGAACACGAAGATTTTCCACTTGAAATTAATCCAAGGCCTGAAGAGCTGCATTTACCGAACCAGACACTTTCTTAGGTGATTACGGTGCAGTAATGAGTCGTAGTATCGTTGATGGTCGCGTTGAATCACACAGCAGCAAGGAAAGCTGAAGTTGTCTACGTCAAAGGCCCCTTATGAAGTTCCCAAAATGCCAAGAAGGAAAATGTCCTGTAACAATGCCGGAAACACCTAAGGTCCGTTCACGCAAGTGCCACCTCCTTAACGGCCAACTTCATCTGTCAGAACTTGATCATACATTTAAAATATAATGCCTTAGCTCTGGATTGTCAATCACTCGAAATTGACTTCTGCTTCAAGACGGCCAGGCTTAAGCAAGCTGAAGCCGATGTTGGGCTAAGGCTTACGGTTTACCAGTACGGCTGATGTGAAATAAAGCTCAGTCAATAAAAGAGAAGGTCTGCACGTCCATGTGGTAGACCTTCCTCAAGAACAACTTGAGCGTGTGACTGGTAACGAGTGCCGCCACCCGCGTTCCCAACCCTACCACCGTCTTCGCCAGCAAACGCTCCAGATTCTTCCCCAGGTTCTGCAACTCGTTGAACACCCCCTCCATTCGCTGCCGCAGGCTCCCTACCACCGTATCAAGCTCCTGAGGATTTTGCTCCTGCTGATTCTTCCGTTTCGCCGTCATCACCCTTACCTCGAGCGTTTCGAGTACCTCCTGCTGCCAGAACGCGCCAATGAAGCCCTTGTCACACAAGAGCTGACAGTGCCTGACCTGCTCCAGAAGCTGTTCCGCCGCCAAACGCTCGTCGGTGTTGGCAGGCAGCAAGTCGTAACACACAGGCACCCCTTCTAAGGTGGCAAGCATGATGAGCTTGTAACCGAAGTACTTCAAGGCGCGGCTGCTCGCTGCGCTCGGGCTCGAGCTGGCAGCAGTCCCGGCAGCAACCCACCCCATTCGACGAAAGGGAGGCAACGACCAATGAGCAGACGCAGAAGGGGTGAGGGAACGATCAGGCCCCGACCGGACGGCCGCTGGGAGGCGCGCGTCACCGTCGGCTACAAGCCCAACGGCTACCCCATCCAGCGCAGCGTCTACGCCAAGACCGAGGACGAGGCCATCGCCAAGCGGGCCGCGCTCATCACCCAGCACCGACAGAGCCGCCTCACCGAGCCCAGCAAGGCGACCGTCGCCGAGTGGCTCGAGCACTGGCTCAAAAGCAAGACGCACCTCGCCGAGAAGAGCCGCAACAACTACCGCCAGGAGCTCCAACCCGTCATCGACGCGCTCGGCAGGGTGCGGCTGCAGGCCCTAAAGCCGGCGCAGATCCAGGGCATCCTCACCTCGCTGGCGAGCACGCCCCGCAAGCAGGGCAAAGCAGCCACGCACCTGCGGGCCGCGCTCAAGGAGGCGGTGCAGCTCGAGGTGCTCGTCCGCAACCCCGCCGAGGCCGTAAAGGTCCGGGCGCCGCGCGTCGCGAAGGGCATCAAGGCGTGGTCGCGGGATGAGGCGAGCCGCTTCCTCCAGGCGGCCCGGGGCGAGCTCGTGAGAAAGGCCACCGGCGGCAGGGCGACCAAAGGCGGACCGGTAGAGGTCATCGCCGTGGGGCCAGATGATGCCGAACCCGCCAGCTACTACCCGATCTATTTCCTGCTGCTGCTGACCGGCCTGCGCCGCGGCGAGGCGCTCGGCCTGCCCTGGAGCGCCGTCGACTTCGAGCAGGGCAGCCTCAGAGTCACGCAGACGCTGAGCATCACCGGCAAGGGCAGCAAGACGGTCCTGAAAGAGGTGAAGACCCCGCACTCGAGGCGCACCCTCTACGTCGGGCGCGACGTGCTGAGTGTGCTCCGCGAGCGCCGGGAAAGGCAGGAGGCGGAGAGACGCTTCATGGGCTCGGGGTGGCAGGACAGGGCCGGGCTGGTCTTCACCACGCCGCTGGGAACCCCCATCGGCCCGCGCAACCTCGACCGCGCCTTCAAGGGCCTGGTCGGGATCGCGGGCGTTAAACCCATCAGCCTGCACGGCCTCAGGCACACGCACGCCTCGCTGGCGCTGCAGCGGGGCGTGCCGGTCGAGGTGCTTTCCAAGCGGCTGGGCCACGCGCGCGTCGACATCACCCTCAACCTCTACCGGCACGTGTACGACGCCGAGCTGCGCGAGGCCGCCTTGACCTTCGAGGAGCTGATGGGCCAGCCCAGAGCTCCCGGTTGAGCGCTTATAGGGTCAAACATAGGGTCAAAGCGAAAAAGGAGCACGCCCGGCGGGCTGGGCGTGCTCCTTTTGTTCGTCCCTGACGGTGTTTCCTTGGTGGGCGATGACGGGCTCGAACCGCCGACCCTCCGCTTGTAAGGCGGATGCTCTTCCAGCTGAGCTAATCGCCCTCGCCTGCTCGAGTCCAGAAAGGAGGAACCCGAAGGCTCCTCCCTGGTTTCCTGGTGACCCCTACGGGATTCGAACCCGTGCCGCCACCTTGAAAGGGTGGTGACCTAACCGCTAGTCGAAGGGGCCTCAACCTGGTGGGTCGTATAGGGCTCGAACCTATGACCCGCTGATTAAAAGTCAGCTGCTCTACCAGCTGAGCTAACGACCCAGCAGCGTTTGCCAGTATATGGACTGTGGGCACCCCTGTCAAGGGCTGGCGAGGCAGTTCTTTGGCCCTCAAAGCCACTT
This genomic interval from Deinococcota bacterium contains the following:
- a CDS encoding sugar ABC transporter permease — its product is MPVVVTVYLSLTDLSTITFRNASWVGLDNYRYLFNDPFIPRILVNTLRYVGLTLAFNILMGLTLAITTSLMPERFGDNFRSLWLLPRILPPVVYVFVWQGLMARAPYGLVSNLTGTDQSWISAVPWTTIILANGLVGASFGMLIFTSAIRAIPRDLFYASAVDGATTWQTVRRVVLPLLRWPILFVTVYQTLSLLTSFEYILLLTDGGPGLLRTTVWSLHAYKLALSNYFGNVEFGLGAAMATFLIIIGVIISLLYLRFFNFNALVAEPKIEVN
- a CDS encoding extracellular solute-binding protein, with the protein product MKAKWLVVLFGLLLGLSWAQETVTLRAWTIGPDDASITRMTNLQAAVESLNAELEAEGADVRVALDAEFDSTDWDPYLRRVLLAFQSNNAPDIVQASAALIGTWAPAGFIEPLDEYIDQFEQFDDVVNTLWNAVTYDDRIYAIPQDTEARPLYFNKTLLSELGWSDEEIESLPERIASGEFTWGDVLSTAQQAVEQGVVRPGNGFYHRPRPGPDFAMWYRSFGGEVFDEETDQLVFSRDAALRYFTWLADAVEANVLQRDRLSGDWQLYHQPVTAGEVLFFSGGTWNWAEWVNQYVADRGGQDWLFENFGFAPQPSWEQGGTAVTLSNPQAYMVSADSNHKELAVRLLAHTTVPELDAKHAVESAHLPILTSTPETLEDRFLQEVSYLLEYSTFAPIHAQYSNWQDALYQGVSAVESGDLTPEATVDLVASQMQRQLGDQVRIQ
- a CDS encoding transposase — encoded protein: MKYFGYKLIMLATLEGVPVCYDLLPANTDERLAAEQLLEQVRHCQLLCDKGFIGAFWQQEVLETLEVRVMTAKRKNQQEQNPQELDTVVGSLRQRMEGVFNELQNLGKNLERLLAKTVVGLGTRVAALVTSHTLKLFLRKVYHMDVQTFSFID
- a CDS encoding site-specific integrase, which gives rise to MSRRRRGEGTIRPRPDGRWEARVTVGYKPNGYPIQRSVYAKTEDEAIAKRAALITQHRQSRLTEPSKATVAEWLEHWLKSKTHLAEKSRNNYRQELQPVIDALGRVRLQALKPAQIQGILTSLASTPRKQGKAATHLRAALKEAVQLEVLVRNPAEAVKVRAPRVAKGIKAWSRDEASRFLQAARGELVRKATGGRATKGGPVEVIAVGPDDAEPASYYPIYFLLLLTGLRRGEALGLPWSAVDFEQGSLRVTQTLSITGKGSKTVLKEVKTPHSRRTLYVGRDVLSVLRERRERQEAERRFMGSGWQDRAGLVFTTPLGTPIGPRNLDRAFKGLVGIAGVKPISLHGLRHTHASLALQRGVPVEVLSKRLGHARVDITLNLYRHVYDAELREAALTFEELMGQPRAPG